ATCAACATCGGTAGATTCATGTGCGGCCGATGGGAGAATCGCGTGAACGTCTTGCTCGGACCTTGCTCGGGGGCCGCACGCCACGATGCCAACGAGTTGGCTCGCGCGGTCTGATGACAGCTGGTGCAAGCCTTGACCGTCTGCATCGACATGATCGCTTCGTAGTCGCTCGGGTGCATCGATTTGGCACTGTTGGCTAGCCCGACCAAGGCGACCAGCATCTGGTCGGCGTGTCCGCTAGGGCGATATCGTACGGCCAGTCGCAGCGAATCGCTGTACCAACCGCCGGCGGGCAACCGCTTGCTCGCATCAAACCGCTTCGGACGGGCGGGGGCAGGTTTGGCGGGGGCCGCTCCGGCCAAAGGATCGCTCAGAGGATCGCTTAACGGATCGGCCAATGGATCGTTTAATGGCTCTGCTAGTGGATCTGTCAGTGGATCGGAAGCCGGCCCCGACAGCGAAGGGACTTCCAGCGTGGGAGGCGCGGCCGGTTGCAGCATCGCCTCGGGAGCTTCGGTTTCTGGAACGCTAGGAATTTGTGCGATCTGTTCGACCGGCAGCTCTGGGCGTGGGACCGCCAGTTGGATGCGGAGCGGATTTTCGGGAACGATCTCCCAATCGGCGACTAATCGAATTTGCATCGCGCGGAGTGTTGGTGGGATCACGACCATCGGGCTCTCTTCGGGGAGCCAGTTCTTGCAAGCCGCTTCGATCAGTTGCGGCGAGAGCTTCGCCGCCAGCTGGCCTGTCGTCTGTTCATCCAGCCCCGTCGCCAGGCTCAATCGCTTGGCGATCGCGTCGTATCCCGTATCGGCCATTTCATTCATCAAACGACGCACTCCGGCGGCGATGTTTTTGGCATCAGCCAGGTCGTTGGCGGCGTTTGAATCCAGCCGGCTCAGATCGCCGTTGGCTGGCAGACGCTCCAATGCGGTGGCAACTTCGGGATCCGAACGCAACAGAAGTCGCACGACCGGTGGGATCTTGCCGTCGAAGATCCCCGTCGCGTCGGCGGGCCAGGATCCGGCGGGATGTCCGCCGCGAGTCATCGCCTCGGTGTCGAGCATCGGAAATTGGACGATCGCAAATCCTTCGGCGATCCCGACTTCTAATGACTTGTCGTGACAGCTGGCGCAGGCGACTTCAAACGATGCGGTCCGGCCAAGCTCGTGGTCGGCGGTCGGCTGGTGGCAGCGATTGCAATCAAACGTTTCGTTCTCTTGGGCGAAGTGTTTTCCGGCGTGCGACGCATGGTTAAATGCGATCTTGCCGCCGCGGCCGTAGGGCCAATCGGTCCATTGGGGATGGCCGTGCGTAAAGCTGCTGAATTGATTCTTGTGGCAGGTCTGGCATTGCTCGCTGGTCAGCGCCGACAGGTTTTGATGGCTGCCGTGATGTTCGCGGTGACAGGTGGCACATGCGATATCGTCGTTCGCGACCGCTGCTCCGGGAAGCATCGCGTGCCAGCTGGATTTATGTTCGGTCTGCGACAGGCTAACCAGTTGCAATTGCTCGGTCGAAAGGTTGTGTGCGTTCCGGGCTAGGCTGCGGTCAATCGTGTTGTGGTGGCAGTCCATGCACAATTGGGTTTGCGTCACGTTTTCGTGTGCGTCGCCGGCGGAGAAGAACCAACTGGACAGTGAGCCCTTGGCGGCGGGATGGCACGAAGCGCAGCGGTCGCTCTTCAGCTCGCCTCCCAGAATCTGGGCGTGCGGTTGGATCAGGCCGCCCGGCGCGAAGGCTTCGGTTCGCCAGCGGCCTCCCAGTGAGATCAGGATCATGCTGACTGCGGTGAGGAAACAGAGGCTGGTCGCCACGCGGCGCTTCGCCTTCCACGATCGCTTTGGCGTGCAGGGAGTCGGCTTGAGTCCGCAGACGCCCTCTTCGTTGGGGCCCGAGTCGCACTTGCCGCCCAAGCAGGCGGGGCGATTGCAGGACCAGGAGTCGCCGTTGGCGGTCGGCCGACAGGCGGACAACGCGGGGCAATCCCCTTTGCCCGACGGGCCGTGTTGGCAGGGCGTTCCGGCGTCGCTCCAGCCGCAGACCCAGTTGTCACCGGGGCGGTCGTCGCGTGGCGGTTGTGGCAGCGGTTGATCGCTTTGTCTCATCTATCAAGCTCCCTGGAACCGTAACACCATCAACACATGCACTACGATGAAGACCAACATTGCCACGGTCAGCGCGATATGAATCGCCAGCCACATCCGCATTCGCAATTGTGTCGCATAGTGATAATCGAGGTCGTCGCGGTTGCGAATGAGTGCCGCCAAACGGCCTGCGGCTTGTTTCACGTTGCTGGCGAAATAGCGATCCAGTTCGCCCAGTTCGGTCAGCAGTCGACGCTTGCGATGGCTGGTCGGGACCAACACATATGCGAGGCTCGGCCGCGTCGAAAAATAGTGTTGCAGACGCTCGCGATAAAACTTGGCGATCACCGGAACATCGCCCGTCTGGCCGACTTCGGTAACGATCTCCGAAGCGCGATCGGCGATGGTGCGTCGGTGCCAACCGAAGCGATCGAAGCGGTATTCCCCCGCGATAGCAGTCAGTCGTTTCGCTCCGCGGCGGCTGATCCAAACGCCATACAAACCGCTGCCGGCGACCGACAGGAAGAGCAGCGAAAGGGTCGATTCGAAAAAGCCCGAGGCGATCACGACGGGAACATGCATCAGATAGATCGCCAACGCAAACAGGCCGGTGTAGATGTGAAACTGAGTCCAAACACGGACCGGCAGGATCGGCAGCATCACCAGTTTTTTACGCAGCCCCAGCAGCATCAGCAGTCCGACACTGGCCAACAGAGTCCAGCCGGTCGCCATCGATGCGTGACCGAGTCGCTGGCGGATCAGCCAGGTGGCAACCGCTGCGATCAAGACAGCAATCGCTGTGATCGAGAGTGCGATCGTTCGTCGAGTTCGTTTGTGAAGCATTAGGGTTATCACCTTCGAGGGCTAACGGCGTCGGCTGATCCAATCGCTAAGATCTTCCAAGTTGCCCAGATCGATCCGGACCAAGGCGTCGTGTGGACAGGCGTTCTGGCAAGCGGGCCCCGAGGGTTGCGATTGGCAGAGGTCACATTTGGTGGCTTTCATGATCGGCAAGCCGGCCGATTCGTCGAAATACATCCGACCCTTGGGATCGCGCATCGTCCGCATCTGAATGTTTTCATAAGGGCACGACGCGGCGCAAGTGCCACATCCGATGCAGATGTTTTCGTGGACCGAGACCGTGCCGGTTTCGGAATGCCGTGAGATCGCTCCGGTGGGACAGCCGATCATGCAGACCGGGTCGGCGCAGTGCATGCAAGCCTGCGTAAACTGAATCCCATCGTTCGTTGGTCCGCTGCGTGTGAACCGCGGATTGCCGTCATGGGTCGTAGCACACGCTTTGACGCAATCGTCGCAGCGGGTGCAGGCGTTCAGATCGATCACCATCGCTTGGCGACCGTTGTTCAGTCGTTCCTGGACGATAAATTCCAACATTCCAGTCGGCACTTGCGACGCGATGTCGTGCCGGGCGCGGGCTTGTTGATCGTCGCGAGAGATCGGATCGGGCAGCTCGGTCCGCCGGATGTACGGAAGCACGTATTCCGCGACGACTTCGATCGGGATGTGCAACGTGTCGACAAAGCCGACAGCTCGCAAAGATTCCTGCAGCGTGACCGGAGCTTGATTGGAATCGCGGTAGGTGTTGTGAACGATCTCGCGGAGGCCAAACATATGGCCTTTGCCAAGATAAGCCAGCGTGCGATGCCCTTCACCGTAGCGAGAGCAGACGCGGGCGAAACCGCTGCGGATCAGCAACAGGTCGGTCGGCAGATGCCCTTCCATTGCGACAAGCGGTTCCGATTCGATCTGTTCGACCGGTTTCAGTTTCCGCGTGCGGCGGTAATCGGAATGCCATTCGAGTCGACCGAAGGAGCGCAACAGCGTCGCGTCGGCTACTTTTTGAAGACAGTTCTCCGGCAGGAAGCGGAACAGTGGCGTTTCCCGCAAGTGAATCATCAGCCAGTTGGTGCGGTAGTTTTGTTCCAGCTGTTGGGCCAAAACGCGATCGCGTCGCAACAGACGCAAGCCCTGCCAGCGGACTTCGACAAGCGTTGCATGGCTGTCGGCGACGACGGTCGCCGTCCGCGGGGCGCGATACATCGCCGCGACTTCACCAAACATTTCACCGGGGCCGATCTGGAGCGTTCGTTCGTGCGTGACGACGCCATCGAAGTCTTGCAAAAAGATCGACGCCGTATCGCCGTGCTGCTGGACTCGCGACGATCCGCCGGGCGTGATCTGATCGACGGTCCGGACCTCGGGAAATTGAGGCTGCTTCCAGAGTGCGGAGATCGCCGAGAACCAGCTCTTCTGTTTGGCGGTCGTGCGGCCGAGCGACTGCGGTGGCAATTGCCCCAACACAACGCGGACACTGCCGGCGAGGACCAGGAACGCACTGTTGCCATAATCCCCTTCGCGAACGATCACTTCGCCCGGTTGCACCTTGCGAATTCGGCAATCGTTACGGAGCACTCCATCCAACGGCGTGTTAGCCGGGAACGCCGACTTGTCCATTTCGGAGAATGGAGGCAGCGAACTGAGCCATTGCACGTCGCGCTCGAGCATGTCGGGATCAAAGGGTTGATCCCAACGCTGCGGTCTACGTATTTCGACGGTCGAGGTGGTTCCCATCCATGGGTCTCGCTGAAAGTGGGGGAGAGTGAAGTAGCGGCATTTTGAAGGAGATCGCTGGCCTGCGTCAATGCTATAAATTTTGCTTTCGTAGGCATAGGGAAACGTGAGGAATTGTCGTGGTTTCACTCGGCAGCGGCTGCTTCACCCTCCCCCAAACGCAGTTTGCGGGGGAGGGTCGAACGAGCGCAGCAATGTTCGGGGAGGGGCGTTTTGCGAGTCAATCCGCGTTGGACGCCTCTGGCGTTCCCTCCCCGGAAAACTCGCTGAACGCTTGTTTTTCGACCCTCCCAGCTTCGCCGGGCGGGTGCAGGTTGGTATTACTTCACCCTCTCCCAAACGCAGTTTGCGGGGGAGGGTCGAACGAGCGTAGCGATGTTTGGGGAGGAGCGTTTTACGAGTCAATCCGCGTTGGACGCCTCTGGCGTTCCCTCCCCGGAAAACTTGCTAGACGCTTGTTTTCCGACCCTCCCAGCTTCGCCGGGCGGGTGCAGTTAGCAAATCATTTCACCCTCCCCCAAACGTAGTTTGCGGGGGAGGGTCGAACGAGCGCAGCCATGTTCGGGGAGGGGAGTTTTGCGAGTCAATCCGCGTTGGACGCCTCTGGCGTTCCCTCCCCGGAAAACTTGCTAGACGCACGTTTTCCGACCCTCCCAGCTTCGCCGGGCGGGTGCAGGTTGTGGTTGGCAAATGTCACCAGGCCCCGCGGATACCATTGCCTGTTACCGGAAACGACAAAAGGCGACCCCGTGGAGGGTCGCCTTTTGCGAGCGTATCGATTGCGTGGGCAGATTGCTTAAGGACTAGGCGCCGAATTCGACGCGGCGTGGGCCCAGTTGTTGCTGTAGGCGGGCAACAATGCTGCTGTGCATCTGGCTGACGCGACTTTCCGAAAGGTCCAGCGTCGCGCCGATCTCTTTCATCGTCAGCTCTTCATAATAATACAGAATGATGATCAGACGCTCGTTGCGGTTGAGCCCCTTGGTGACCAAACGCATCAGGTCGTTCTTTTGCACACGACGCGTTGGGTCTTCACCCTTCTTGTCTTCGAGGACGTCGATTTCGCGAACGTCTTTGTAGCTGTCGGTCTCGTACCATTTCTTGTTCAGACTGACCAAACCGACGGCGTTGGCTTCCTGCTGCCACTTTTCCACTTCGGGAACGGTGATCTGCATGAACTCCGACAGTTCTTGAACGGTTGGAGCACGACCGTGCTTTTCGTTCAATTTCTTGTTCGCTTCGTTCAACTTGCTCGCTTTGCTGCGAACCAAACGAGGAACCCAGTCCATCGAACGGAGTTCATCGAGCATCGCACCGCGAATACGCGGAACGCAGTAGGTTTCAAACTTGACACCGCGGGAGCGGTCGAACGCATCGATCGCGTCCAGCAAGCCGAAGATACCTGCGCTGATCAGGTCGTCCAGTTCCACGCCTTCGGGCAACCGCTGCCAGATGCGTTCGCCGTTGTAGCGAACCAAAGGCATGTAGTTTTCAACCAGGCGGTTTCGCAGGTACTCATCGCGCACCTCCGGATTTGCCTTGTATTGGTCCCAAATCTCTTGGATTTCTTCTAATTCAGCTGCCGTCTTCGTTGCCATCCAAATCCTCCGTGATCTTCACCGGCACGTTTTCATATGAACCTCTCTCCGCTGCTAGCATCCATGCCGCTGACGAAAAGAAATTCAGTTTGCCCACAAACGCTATGACGTGCGGGAATTTTGTTTATCGGCTTCCATTTCGTTGAAGTGCTCAATCACCTCAGCCAAACGTTGCCTAAATCGAACTTCCACTGTTTGACATATCACTTGGTCCGCGATCGCACCGATGATGTAACCGACACCACTGGCCACGACCATACCAAACAGCCCTAACGTTACGACAGACGAAAGATCGTCGCTGTTGATAGCACCTCGTAAGGCGATCAGTCCGAGAGCCATCGCTCCGAGCGAAACCGCATACGATCGAGCCACCAGGTGGATCCTCCGACACCAAACGTCAAAGCTGTGCGATACATTCCCACAGGGGAAAGGTCGCCGCTTTACTGGTATCGTCCACATCGCGTTCACTTGTTCAGTCCGTTCGATCAGATTCTAAAAATTTTATTTTAGTGCGGGCGAGTTAAATCCGACTCTCGGAAGTTTTTGCTCGCCTATGGCATCTTTTTTGCGTAGTTTTCTAGTTTGATGGCAAGAGCAAATTGCGCGATTGCGTAGATTTTGTTGCCAACGTTGAGCCCTTTAAATTCGCCTGGCTGGCGCCACTTGCGCGATCATCCGGCGGCGGCAGCATGTCGCCGTCGGAAGTCTGCGGCGGCAGCGGAGAAGCGTCATCATTTGTTTCGTTTGGTTCGCCGCTTCGCAAGCCGAGAGCCAGGTCGACCAAGCGGCTTGGTTGCGGCAGATCGATGTCGTCGGGAACGTTTTGTCCCGTCGTGACGTAGCTGATCGGGGGAACGCCCGGGCCAGCAAACCGCATCAGATCGGGCTGCTGTTGGACTTCATCTAACTTGGAAACGATCACCGCACCGGGACACAGGACCGCAAAGTTTTCGATCGCCGATTCGATCGCCGACCGCGACGACGTGGCAGACAATACTAAATGAGTTTCTTGGGGCTGGGCATGAGCCAGCAGTTTTCGGGTGACTTCCAGTTGTTGGATGTCGCGCGGGCTGCGACCCACGGTATCGATCAGGATCAGATCGACATCGCTCAGCCGAGCGATCGCCGCTCGCATTTCGTCCGCTCCCGAAACGACTTCCATCGGCAGCTGCATGACCTGAGCATATTTATGCAGTTGGTCGACCGCGGCGATGCGGAAGGTGTCGATCGTGATCAGACCGACGTTCCGTTTTTCCAGCAGCCGGAATCCGGCGGCTAGCTTGGCGATCGTTGTTGTTTTGCCAACGCCCGTGGGGCCGACTAGAGCGACGATCCGTTGTCCCTCTTGGGGAACATCGATCGGGCCGGTCGTGCGAAATCGTTTGCGGAGCGCTTGTCGCAGCACGGGGATCAGATCCTCGTCGGCCGTTGCGTCGTCGATCGGCGACTGGCTGGCGATGTATTCGGCGCTGGCCGAATCGAGTCCTTGAGCGATCAAGGCTTGGGCGACCCGCGAATTCGATTGGCTTGCGGGTGCGGTCGCTGGCGTTGGTGCGGGTGCGGTCGTCTTCGACTGTTCTAATGCCTGAACGACCTGCGATAGCCGATTGACTTGTTCGGTTAAGTGTTGAACTTGTGGCGAGGTGGTCTGCGCCGCGGGTGCAGGCGTTGGCGGCGAATCGATCCGGCGAGCTGCTGGCGGGCTGGATGTTCGCTGGTTGACGACCGGTTTGGGTTTCAAGCCGGCGGTGACTTCGACGTGCGATTTACCAAGCAGTCCAAAGATGCCGCGATGGACGTCGCGCGTATGCAGAACCGTCGCGTCGCTACCCATCTGACGACGGATCTCGGCGAGCGCTTCCTGCAGCGTCGGGGCTTGGAAAGTGCGAATGTGCATCGTCGGTTACTCCTCGTACGGCTGGCCGAGGCGTCTGTTCGCTGTGTGGAATTGTGTACGTGTCATTTTAAAAATCGAAGCGATTCGGTTAGCCCTGGGCCTTTGGGTCGGTCGGTTTTTCTTTCGCCGGCGGATCGGTGACAAGGCCGATCGATTCGATTGCTGTGTCTTGAGTGATCTCGTTGTACGAAAGGATGTGGATACGAGGCAACGACGAATTTGTCAATTGCTTCAGACCGGGGCGAATTCGTGGGCTGACCAAGACCACCGGCGGATGCCCCGCCGCGGTCAACTTCTTCAGTTCCTCACCCAATCGGTTGCAGGTGACGTCGACGGCCGCAGGGGACATGCGAATGAACAGGCCGCGATCGTTGTGTTCGATCCCCGCGGCGATCCGATCTTCCAGCGCCGGATCCATCGTCACGACGTGCAGTCGACTGTGTTCGTCTCGATATCGCGTGCTGATCGTTCGCGCCAAGCGATGGCGAACGTATTCGGTCAGCCAAACAGGGTCTTTGGTTTTGGGAGCGTAATCGCCGAGGGTCTCGAGGATCGTGGAGAGCTGGCGGATCGGGATGTCTTCGCGAAGCAGCATCTGCAGCACCTGCTGCACCTCGGCCAGCTTCATCACGCCGGGGACCAATTCGTCGACAACTGTCGGAGCCGACTTTTGCAATTCGTCGATCAGGTGTTTGGTCGCATCGCGTGACAGAAGTTCTTCGGCGTGGCGTTTGGCGATCATCTTTAGATGCGTCGTGATCACGCTGCCCGGTTCGGCGATTCGATATCCGTAGATCATCGCTTGTTCGCGACGCGTTGGATCGATCCAGACCGCGGGCTGGTTGTACATCGGGTCGCGCGTCTGTTGCCCTTCGATCGCTCCGGTCGTCATCCCTTGATCCATCGCCAGCAGATGCCCGGGTTGGACCATTCCGTTGGCGACTGGATTCCCGGCGATGCGGATCTCGTATTTGTAGTCGGGCATGTTGCGATTGTCGCGAACGCGGACCTTCGGCAGGATGATGCCGATGTCCGACGCGATCTGGTTGCGGATGCCGCTGATCCGCTCCATCAAGTCGCCTCCCTTGGCGGGACTGGCCAGTGGGATCAGTTCCAGTCCCAGGTTGACCTCCATTGGATCGATCGCCAGTCGATCTTCGACGCGCGGTTCTTCGGGGGCCGCTTTGGCGGCGGCTTCGTCGGCCGATTGCTGCTGTTGGCGATTCTCTTTATCGATCGCCGAGCGGTTCATGACGACGGCTAGTCCGATACATCCGAGCCCGATCGTGGCCATCGGCAGGGTCGGCAGATTGGTCATCAACATGATGAACAAGAACGCGCCGGCGACTGTTAAAACGCGGGGATTACTGAACAGCTGGGTCAGGAACTCGACCGGCAGATTCGATTTTTGTGTGCTTCGCGTGACCAACAACGCCGCGGCCAACGAGATCAGCAGCGCGGGAACTTGGCTGACCAGACCATCGCCGATCGTCAATTTGGTAAAGAGCGCCGCCGCATCCGACAGGCTCATCCCCGCCTGCACGATACCGACATACAGACCGCCGATCACGTTGATCACGGTGATGATAATGCCGGCGATCGCATCGCCGCGGACGAACTTATTGGCACCGTCCATCGCACCGTAGAAGTCGGCTTGATTGGTGACGTCCAGCCGCCGTTGTTGAGCTTCTTTTTCGTCGATGATCCCCGCACTCAGATCGGCGTCGATCGCCATCTGTTTACCTGGCATCCCGTCCAATGCAAAACGGGCGGCGACTTCACTGATCCGGGTCGAACCCTTGGTGATCACGACAAATTGGATCACGACGATGATCACAAAGATGATCAACCCAACCTCGACTCGGTCACCCGAGACAAACTCGCCGAAACTCTGGATCACGCCGCCAGCGGCTTCCATCTGCCGATCCCCCGCTCCGGTCAAAATCAACCGAGTGGTGGCAACATTTAGCACCAAGCGAGCTAGTGTTGTAGCTAATAAGAGGGACGGGAAGACGCTGAACTCCAGCGGACTGGGGACATAGACGGTGGTCAGCAGCACGATCACCGCGATCGTGATGTTCGCCGACAGCAGGATATCCATCAGCCCCGGCGGCAGCGGAACCAAAATAACTACCAAAGAGCCAATGATGCCCAGAGGTAGGATGAGGTCTCGGTAGCGAAGCAGCAGGTTCATGAATCGATTGATCGCAAACTTGGGTTCTATCGATGCCCCATTGGACTGGACTAGGAATTTTCCTGGTCGAATGACAGTCGCGAGGCGGCAGGAGAGTAGCCAATCGCTTGCCTAGGGTCCAGATCGTTTGTGATGGATTCGCGCAAGTTGTCTGAAGACAATGGTTTGCGTGTTTTGCGATGCGGTTAGAGCCGCACGTCCAAAAGAAGTTCAAAGAATTTTGTCGATTCTTTGTCGCTTTTTCACGCCTCAACGCATTAGTGAAATAGCAAGCCAAGTTTTTAATAAATTGAACTCTCCCGATTGGGGGGGCATTCAGACAGGTTGACCCACATGTCCGCAAGAATCAATTCATTGACGACTGGTCCCGACCGGGGCATCGCAGATCGCAAGCAGCAATTGGCTCAAGCCTTTATCGATTGCCTGCACACCGGGGACGATACGGCCCATTTTTCCGATCTGGAACAGGGCTCCACCGTCTCGGTTCCGCAGAACCTATCGCACCCAAGCCTGTTTGATGGTCCAGCGATTCCCGCTTTCGAGGCAGGCGAGCAATTTGGCCCATTCACGATCCAACGCGTTTTGGGCAGCGGTGGGGTAGCCCACGTTTACGCAGCGACCGACGACAGCGGTGAACAGTTCGCGCTGAAGGTTCCGCGGATCGCCAGTCCTTGGATCAACGATCTGATGGGGCGTGAGTTTCGTATTGCGCGGACGGTCACCGACAGCAGTCTGGTCGCAATGCGAGCATTGCACCAAATAGACGATGTCCACGTGATCGCTCAGGAAATGATTGTCGGTTCATCGATCGACGCTTGGGTTCGACAAGGGACTCCCGTTGGGCAGTTGCCCGATTTGAATCGCGTTTGTCAGGCGATCGCTCAACTGGCGAGAACGCTCGATATCTTGCACAAACAAAACTTTGTCCACCGGGATATCAAACCCAATAACATCCTGATCGATGCTTCGGGACAGCTGAAGTTGATCGATTTTGGAATGGCTACGCGGATCCGGACGCTGGGCAATTGGAGCAATCCCGAATTGCAATTGGGCACGTTCCGGTACGTTGCGCCCGAGGTCGCCATGGGATGCTGTCAAACGACAGCTTCGGACATTTACAGCCTGGGGCGTGTTTTGTTTTATCTGTTGGCGGGACGCTTGCCCTGCTTGGATCTTCCAATTCAGCCCGATTGGTCGAACGCCCGGATCGCAGCGCAGTTGACAGAACAGTTGCCGCATGGCACGCCCAGCGATCTGGTTAATCTGTGTATCGGAACCAATGCGTTTGATCCCGAACATCGTCCCACCGCGGAAGCGATTTTGGACTACTTGCAGCCCGGTGCGGTGAAGTTCGAATCGGAACCGTCCGAACCGGTGGCCGATTTGCGTCGCGAGCTTCGCAAACGCGTCAAAGCGAGTTCATCGCAAAACGGTTTGATCGTGATGGCGATGCAAGATACGGGACAGGCTTCTCTTGGGGATGCGATGGATGCGATCTCCGGCGACGAAAACTATTTGGTGCTCAAGGGGCAAACCAGCGCCGACGAACATCTGCGCCATCGGGCGATCAATCCGATCGTCAGCGAATTGGGGCAGTGGTTACAAAATTTGGGTCCGTCGTTGCGTAGTGCCTGGCCACTGCTGCACGATTCGCCCGCGATCGGCGACTGGCCGATCTTGGGGATCCTCGCCTCCGCACACACACGCTTCGCTCAGGCCACCTCTCTCAACGGGGCGAGAGAGACTGGCCTGAGCGATTTAGCGTGGTTGTTCCAATCGCTGACCGAAGACCGCGCGATCGTGCTGTGCATCGAACATCTGCAACATGCCGATGCCGCCAGTTGGCGGATCTTGCGTCAACTGCAGACCGTCGCACAGAACCACCGCTTGATTATCTTTGCTTCGGTCGATGCCAACGATGCGGCGGCGATGGACCAACTTGGTTCATTGGTCTCCTCGGACAGAATCCACACGTTGTAGTGTGGGTTGAATCGTTGCGAGAAACGGTGATCGGACGCTTGGCAATCCCTGCGCGAAAGCGTTGAATTGCTGTCTGCCGCCGGGAACCCCCGTTCATTTCACATCGGTTGATGTGCAACTTCTCAGCCGGCTGCTGGTTTGGCATCTACCCGGCAACGCGATCCTACCGATAGCAAATTGCACGGCTGTTGGGGCGAATTCGCCGAATCGCAGGTACTTGATTCCCCGGGGCGAGTCTGCCTGAACCGCTTTTCTTAGAGGTCGTCCGCTGGGCAGTCCACCAACCGAGATCAGTTGTGGCTGACCAGGTACAGTTGGCTGTTACGCAACAGCGAGCCTTTTTCGAAGTCGATGTTTTTCAGCGCGACGGCGTATTCGGTCTTGGCGGTGAAGTAGCGAGTCTGGGCGTCGCTGAGTCGACGTTGAGCATCCAACAGTTGTTCCAGATTGACCGGCAATCCTGCGCGGCGGTTCGCCTCGAGCGCTTCGACGGCATCGGCTGCGGCGAGGAAGCGGTTCATGTTGGTTTGGGTCTGCTGGAACGCGCGATCCGCTTCGGCCACCATCGCCGCCAAATCGTGGGTCACGCGCCGCGATTGTTCGGTCAGCACGGCTTGTTCGCGGGCCAAATGCAGTTTCGCGTTTTGCACCGCAGCATGTGCCTGGCGGAACCCAACCGGCAGCGACAATTCGAAACCGGCTTCCC
Above is a genomic segment from Rosistilla ulvae containing:
- a CDS encoding serine/threonine protein kinase produces the protein MSARINSLTTGPDRGIADRKQQLAQAFIDCLHTGDDTAHFSDLEQGSTVSVPQNLSHPSLFDGPAIPAFEAGEQFGPFTIQRVLGSGGVAHVYAATDDSGEQFALKVPRIASPWINDLMGREFRIARTVTDSSLVAMRALHQIDDVHVIAQEMIVGSSIDAWVRQGTPVGQLPDLNRVCQAIAQLARTLDILHKQNFVHRDIKPNNILIDASGQLKLIDFGMATRIRTLGNWSNPELQLGTFRYVAPEVAMGCCQTTASDIYSLGRVLFYLLAGRLPCLDLPIQPDWSNARIAAQLTEQLPHGTPSDLVNLCIGTNAFDPEHRPTAEAILDYLQPGAVKFESEPSEPVADLRRELRKRVKASSSQNGLIVMAMQDTGQASLGDAMDAISGDENYLVLKGQTSADEHLRHRAINPIVSELGQWLQNLGPSLRSAWPLLHDSPAIGDWPILGILASAHTRFAQATSLNGARETGLSDLAWLFQSLTEDRAIVLCIEHLQHADAASWRILRQLQTVAQNHRLIIFASVDANDAAAMDQLGSLVSSDRIHTL